In Bacillus cereus ATCC 14579, a single window of DNA contains:
- a CDS encoding response regulator, translated as MKIKVLLVDDHTVVLKGLAFFLSTQEDLELVGEANNGKEALVKVGETNPDVILMDLYMPEMDGVEATAYIKKEYPNVKVIVLTSFSDQAHVLPALRAGASGYILKDVEPDQLVEAIRSAYKGNIQLHPDIANALLSQTLPVEEKEEESSIQVDVLTARENEVLQLLAKGMSNKEIASVLVITEKTVKAHVSSILSKLNLSDRTQAALYAVKNGIV; from the coding sequence GTGAAAATAAAAGTATTGTTAGTTGATGATCATACAGTCGTTTTAAAAGGATTAGCATTTTTCTTAAGTACACAGGAAGATTTAGAGTTAGTTGGAGAAGCGAATAATGGGAAAGAAGCGTTAGTGAAAGTAGGAGAAACAAATCCCGATGTTATATTAATGGATTTATATATGCCTGAAATGGATGGTGTTGAGGCGACGGCATATATAAAAAAAGAGTATCCAAATGTGAAAGTAATTGTATTAACTAGCTTTTCTGATCAGGCGCATGTGTTACCTGCATTAAGGGCTGGAGCAAGTGGGTATATTTTAAAAGATGTAGAACCAGATCAGCTTGTTGAGGCTATTCGAAGCGCATATAAAGGTAATATTCAATTACATCCGGATATAGCAAATGCTCTTCTCTCTCAAACATTACCTGTAGAAGAAAAGGAAGAAGAATCTTCTATTCAAGTGGATGTGCTAACAGCGAGAGAAAATGAAGTATTGCAGCTATTAGCGAAAGGGATGAGCAATAAGGAAATTGCATCTGTTTTAGTTATTACAGAAAAGACGGTTAAGGCGCATGTAAGTAGTATTTTGAGTAAGTTGAATTTATCTGATCGTACGCAAGCGGCATTATATGCAGTTAAAAATGGAATTGTATAA
- the pdxK gene encoding pyridoxine/pyridoxal/pyridoxamine kinase has product MTLNKALTIAGSDTSGGAGIQADLKTFQELGVYGMTSLTTIVTMDPHNGWAHNVFPIPASTLKPQLETTIEGVGVDALKTGMLGSVEIIEMVAETIEKHNFKNVVVDPVMVCKGADEALHPETNDCLRDVLVPKALVVTPNLFEAYQLSGVKINSLEDMKEAAKKIHALGPKYVLIKGGSKLGTETAIDVLYDGETFELLESEKIDTTNTHGAGCTYSAAITAELAKGKPVKEAVKTAKEFITAAIRYSFKINEYVGPTHHGAYRKFVVSKELV; this is encoded by the coding sequence ATGACATTAAATAAAGCACTTACTATCGCTGGTTCTGACACAAGTGGCGGTGCTGGTATACAGGCAGATTTAAAAACATTCCAAGAACTGGGCGTATACGGAATGACATCTCTTACAACAATCGTAACGATGGATCCACATAACGGTTGGGCACATAACGTATTTCCAATCCCAGCTTCTACATTAAAACCACAATTAGAAACAACAATTGAAGGTGTTGGCGTAGACGCTTTAAAAACAGGTATGCTTGGATCAGTAGAAATTATTGAAATGGTTGCAGAAACAATCGAAAAGCACAATTTCAAAAATGTAGTAGTTGACCCTGTTATGGTATGTAAAGGTGCAGATGAAGCATTACACCCTGAAACGAACGATTGCTTACGTGACGTTCTTGTGCCAAAGGCATTAGTTGTAACGCCAAACTTATTTGAAGCTTACCAATTAAGCGGTGTGAAAATTAATTCTCTTGAGGACATGAAAGAAGCAGCGAAGAAAATCCACGCTTTAGGTCCCAAATACGTACTAATTAAAGGCGGAAGCAAACTTGGTACGGAAACTGCAATCGACGTCCTATATGATGGAGAAACATTCGAACTTCTAGAATCAGAAAAAATCGATACAACCAATACACACGGTGCAGGTTGTACATATTCTGCTGCAATTACAGCAGAACTTGCAAAAGGAAAACCTGTGAAAGAAGCAGTAAAAACTGCTAAAGAATTCATCACAGCTGCTATTCGTTACTCATTCAAAATTAACGAATACGTAGGTCCAACTCACCATGGTGCATATCGTAAATTCGTTGTATCAAAAGAACTTGTCTAA
- a CDS encoding LytR/AlgR family response regulator transcription factor produces MKILLIMEEAEERRELAENFTENMRNVECFEAKTGTESLFMMKKHIPDFVFLSSKLLDGTGFEYASLLREINCYTKFIFVGENIEESITAFRFQAFYYLLRPFREEDLQFLLYKIGKEQGEKAKSYLRKLPIESQEGIRYILPEDIVYVSKNKENKTVSIYTTNNQYISTYTLQELENKLNAYDFLRVHKSYLINMSYVKELKPYYNGTYNLYLDRYDEQPIPVSRNYVKRLRNNIEL; encoded by the coding sequence ATGAAAATTTTACTGATTATGGAAGAGGCAGAAGAGAGAAGAGAGTTAGCTGAAAATTTCACTGAAAATATGAGAAATGTAGAATGTTTTGAAGCAAAGACAGGAACAGAATCTTTATTTATGATGAAAAAACATATACCAGACTTTGTTTTTTTAAGTTCCAAATTACTAGATGGTACTGGTTTTGAATATGCAAGTTTATTACGAGAAATAAATTGCTATACAAAATTTATTTTTGTAGGTGAAAACATAGAAGAATCTATTACAGCTTTTCGTTTTCAAGCATTTTATTATTTATTGCGACCATTTCGTGAAGAAGATTTACAATTTCTTTTATATAAAATAGGTAAAGAACAAGGTGAGAAAGCAAAGAGTTATTTGCGAAAACTACCGATAGAAAGTCAAGAGGGCATACGATATATTCTTCCAGAAGATATCGTATATGTAAGTAAAAATAAAGAAAATAAAACTGTTTCAATTTACACAACGAATAATCAGTATATTTCAACATATACACTTCAGGAATTAGAAAATAAGCTAAATGCATATGATTTTTTACGTGTACATAAAAGCTATTTAATTAATATGTCATATGTAAAAGAACTGAAACCTTATTATAATGGCACGTATAATTTGTATTTAGATAGGTATGATGAGCAACCGATTCCAGTCAGTCGTAATTATGTAAAACGCCTTCGAAATAACATTGAATTATAG
- a CDS encoding MFS transporter: MGKVKEISKRKLLGIAGLGWLFDAMDVGMLSFVMVALQKDWGLSTQEMGWIGSINSIGMAVGALIFGILSDKIGRKSVFIITLLLFSIGSGLTALTTTLAMFLVLRFLIGMGLGGELPVASTLVSESVEAHERGKIVVLLESFWAGGWLIAALISYFVIPKYGWEVAMVLSAIPALYALYLRWNLPDSPRFQKVEKRPSVIENIKSVWSGEYRKATIMLWILWFCVVFSYYGMFLWLPSVMVLKGFSLIKSFQYVLIMTLAQLPGYFTAAWFIERLGRKFVLVTYLIGTACSAYLFGVADSLTVLIVAGMLLSFFNLGAWGALYAYTPEQYPTVIRGTGAGMAAAFGRIGGILGPLLVGYLVASEASLSLIFTIFCGSILIGVFAVIILGQETKQRELV; encoded by the coding sequence GTGGGCAAGGTAAAAGAAATTTCGAAGCGCAAACTACTTGGTATAGCTGGGCTTGGATGGCTATTTGATGCAATGGATGTTGGAATGCTTTCATTTGTAATGGTAGCCTTGCAAAAGGATTGGGGATTAAGTACGCAAGAAATGGGCTGGATAGGCAGTATTAACTCAATCGGTATGGCAGTAGGAGCGCTTATTTTTGGGATACTATCAGATAAAATAGGGCGGAAATCAGTCTTTATTATTACATTATTGTTATTTTCTATCGGTAGTGGTTTAACTGCATTAACAACAACACTTGCAATGTTTCTCGTTTTACGCTTTTTAATTGGTATGGGGCTTGGCGGAGAGCTTCCAGTTGCCTCTACACTAGTATCAGAGAGTGTTGAAGCGCATGAGCGTGGGAAAATTGTTGTGTTATTAGAAAGTTTTTGGGCAGGTGGATGGCTAATTGCAGCTCTTATCTCGTATTTTGTTATTCCTAAATATGGTTGGGAAGTTGCGATGGTATTGAGTGCAATTCCAGCACTATATGCTTTATATTTAAGATGGAATTTACCGGATTCCCCAAGGTTCCAAAAAGTTGAAAAAAGGCCATCTGTTATTGAAAATATAAAATCAGTTTGGTCTGGGGAATATCGTAAAGCAACAATTATGCTATGGATTCTATGGTTTTGTGTTGTCTTTTCCTATTATGGAATGTTCCTTTGGTTACCGAGTGTAATGGTGCTAAAAGGATTTAGTTTAATAAAAAGTTTCCAATACGTACTTATTATGACATTAGCTCAACTTCCAGGATATTTCACCGCTGCTTGGTTTATTGAACGTCTCGGTCGTAAATTTGTTTTGGTTACGTATTTAATTGGGACAGCTTGCAGTGCTTATTTGTTTGGGGTTGCGGATTCATTAACAGTATTAATTGTGGCAGGTATGCTACTATCCTTCTTTAACTTAGGTGCTTGGGGAGCATTATACGCCTATACACCTGAGCAGTATCCAACGGTTATTCGTGGTACAGGTGCAGGAATGGCAGCAGCATTTGGTCGTATCGGTGGTATCCTTGGGCCACTATTAGTGGGATATTTAGTTGCCTCAGAAGCTTCACTATCATTAATATTTACGATTTTCTGTGGATCAATTTTAATTGGTGTATTCGCTGTAATAATACTTGGACAGGAAACGAAGCAACGAGAATTAGTATAA
- a CDS encoding WecB/TagA/CpsF family glycosyltransferase, translated as MAVQTVDILGVPFSTMTMDETVQYLKEQLEAERTHTFQVVTANPEIVMCAKKDEKFYQTLLNTDLITPDGIGVVKASGMLGTPLKERVAGFDLMCNLLAKLSEDSKPVSVFLLGAKPHVVQAAADHLTKTYSAVSIAGIQDGYFKQEDEENIISRIQEAKPDLLLVALGFPRQENFIQNNKHRLETKMAVGVGGSLDVWAGEVKRAPKWIQAIHLEWFYRLCSNPTRWRRQLVLAEFLKEVMRSKK; from the coding sequence ATGGCAGTACAAACAGTTGATATTCTAGGCGTTCCTTTTTCTACAATGACAATGGATGAAACGGTCCAATATTTAAAAGAACAACTAGAGGCGGAGCGAACTCATACGTTTCAGGTAGTAACAGCAAACCCTGAAATTGTTATGTGCGCAAAAAAGGATGAAAAGTTCTATCAAACATTATTGAATACAGATTTAATTACACCTGATGGTATTGGGGTTGTAAAGGCAAGCGGGATGCTTGGTACACCTTTAAAAGAACGTGTAGCAGGTTTTGATTTAATGTGTAATTTACTTGCGAAGTTATCAGAAGATAGTAAGCCGGTATCTGTTTTCTTATTAGGTGCAAAGCCGCATGTTGTACAAGCTGCAGCAGATCATTTAACAAAGACATATTCAGCTGTATCCATCGCCGGTATACAAGATGGTTATTTTAAACAAGAAGACGAAGAGAATATTATTTCTCGCATTCAAGAAGCAAAACCAGATTTATTACTTGTTGCACTTGGTTTCCCGAGACAAGAGAACTTTATCCAAAACAATAAGCATCGTTTAGAAACGAAAATGGCTGTTGGAGTGGGTGGAAGTTTAGACGTATGGGCTGGAGAGGTAAAACGTGCACCAAAATGGATTCAAGCGATTCATTTAGAGTGGTTTTATAGATTATGCAGTAATCCAACACGCTGGCGTCGTCAGTTAGTATTAGCGGAATTTTTAAAAGAAGTAATGCGTTCGAAAAAGTAG
- a CDS encoding GGDEF domain-containing protein produces the protein MLRDLFVNTTIILSFIFVGGQLLRDKPLKEGFSFGQKCVVGIFTGILGILLMYFGVRVGTILLDLRYLAVILAVIIGGPIASTITIIMILVTRLLFMDYSLASQVAFYTIIAIGIGSIFISRMKLSLGEKWVWLHAYILSILIPALYIWLIKEFHIVGLYLISSIITGYITFISANYVLQSNELFQTMKQYATIDALTGLGNVRQFDLEMNRHISNKHLKNDSLCLLLIDIDHFKHVNDTYGHPAGDEVLKQVGHILREMSAFPDLVFRKGGEEFALLIPRKGIAYGIHVGEQTRIAVEKHSFELLDGTKIKITVSVGVSEYEGASEQFIQAADDALYYSKRNGRNKVSSAS, from the coding sequence ATGTTAAGGGACTTATTTGTAAATACAACAATTATTCTTTCCTTTATTTTTGTTGGAGGTCAGCTTTTAAGAGATAAGCCGTTAAAAGAAGGATTCTCTTTTGGGCAGAAATGTGTAGTAGGCATTTTTACTGGGATACTAGGTATATTACTAATGTATTTCGGTGTTCGTGTTGGTACCATCCTATTGGATTTACGCTACTTAGCTGTTATTCTAGCTGTTATTATTGGAGGGCCGATAGCGAGTACCATAACAATTATTATGATTTTAGTAACTAGACTGTTGTTTATGGATTATTCATTAGCTTCTCAAGTGGCCTTTTATACAATCATTGCGATAGGAATAGGGAGTATCTTTATTTCGCGTATGAAGCTTTCTTTAGGGGAAAAGTGGGTATGGTTACACGCATATATTTTATCTATTCTAATCCCAGCGTTATATATATGGTTAATTAAAGAGTTCCACATAGTGGGATTATATTTAATTTCTAGTATTATTACAGGTTACATAACATTCATAAGTGCAAATTATGTTTTACAATCCAATGAGCTATTTCAAACGATGAAGCAATACGCAACGATAGATGCATTGACAGGTCTAGGAAACGTAAGGCAGTTTGATTTAGAGATGAATCGTCATATTAGTAATAAACACTTGAAAAACGATTCACTTTGTTTACTACTTATAGATATTGACCATTTTAAGCATGTAAATGATACGTATGGGCACCCAGCGGGAGACGAAGTGTTAAAACAAGTAGGGCATATTTTGCGAGAAATGTCAGCATTTCCGGATTTGGTTTTTCGAAAGGGTGGAGAGGAGTTTGCGCTTTTGATACCAAGGAAAGGAATAGCTTATGGAATTCATGTTGGGGAACAAACTCGTATAGCTGTTGAAAAACATTCATTTGAATTGTTAGATGGAACAAAAATAAAAATTACAGTTTCGGTAGGGGTTTCAGAGTATGAAGGGGCATCAGAGCAATTTATTCAAGCGGCGGATGATGCGTTATACTACTCGAAACGAAATGGTAGAAATAAGGTCAGCTCTGCATCTTAA
- the cstA gene encoding carbon starvation protein CstA, translating to MKTLKSILLWGVITAVGAGAFGVIALSQGETINAVWLLVAAVCVYAVAYRFYSRFIARKVFNLDDNRQTPAHTLNDGKDYVPTNKWVLFGHHFAAIAGAGPLVGPILAAQMGYLPGTIWIIVGVVVAGAVQDFVILFASMRRNGKSLGEMIKDEIGPVTGLIAMIGILGIMIILLAVLALVVVKALIGSPWGMFTIAATIPIAILMGVYMRYIRPGRVGEGSVIGIILLILSLVGGQYVAENPTLASMFTFSGETIAIMLIVYGFIASALPVWMLLAPRDYLSTFLKVGTIVGLAIGILIVAPDLQMPAVSKFIDGTGPVFSGNLFPFLFITIACGAVSGFHALVSSGTTPKMIEQEGHAQPIGYGAMLMESFVAAMAMIAACVLTPGTYFAINSPAALIGTDVSQAAQVISSWGFAITPNELKDLAVNVGEQTILSRTGGAPTLAIGMAYIFSQVIGGTAMMAFWYHFAILFEALFILTTIDAGTRVGRFMIQDILGHVYKPFGKTDSTLANVIATTLCVLGWGYFLYQGVIDPLGGINTLWPLFGIANQMLAGIALLLGTTILFKMGKKAYVWVTLIPTVGLLIVTMTAGYQKLFHENPKIGFLSHAKVFQRALDEGKVLAPAKNVAQMKQIIFNDYIDAALCGIFMIVVIAVLISALRIWIQVLRNKPMPLKEAPYIPRDESESRNYA from the coding sequence GTGAAGACATTGAAATCGATCTTACTTTGGGGCGTTATTACAGCAGTAGGAGCAGGTGCTTTTGGGGTAATAGCTTTATCACAAGGTGAAACCATTAATGCTGTATGGCTCTTAGTAGCTGCCGTATGTGTATATGCAGTTGCTTATCGCTTTTATAGTAGATTTATAGCGAGAAAGGTTTTTAATTTAGATGATAATCGGCAAACACCAGCCCATACATTAAATGATGGGAAAGACTATGTTCCAACAAATAAGTGGGTATTGTTTGGACATCACTTTGCAGCGATTGCTGGAGCGGGACCTTTAGTAGGACCGATTTTAGCGGCACAAATGGGGTATTTACCAGGGACCATTTGGATTATTGTTGGGGTAGTTGTTGCGGGGGCTGTCCAAGATTTTGTTATTTTATTTGCTTCAATGAGACGTAATGGTAAATCGTTAGGAGAAATGATTAAAGATGAGATTGGACCTGTTACAGGACTAATTGCAATGATAGGTATTTTAGGAATTATGATTATTTTATTAGCAGTATTAGCGTTGGTCGTAGTAAAGGCACTAATCGGAAGTCCTTGGGGAATGTTTACGATAGCAGCAACGATTCCTATCGCTATTTTAATGGGAGTTTATATGCGCTATATTAGGCCTGGTCGTGTTGGAGAAGGATCAGTAATTGGTATTATCCTACTTATTTTATCTCTTGTTGGAGGACAGTATGTAGCAGAAAATCCAACACTTGCAAGTATGTTCACATTTAGTGGTGAAACAATTGCTATTATGCTTATTGTATATGGATTTATTGCATCTGCATTACCAGTTTGGATGCTTTTAGCACCACGTGATTATTTAAGTACATTTTTAAAAGTCGGAACAATTGTAGGGTTAGCAATCGGTATCTTAATTGTAGCACCAGATTTACAAATGCCAGCAGTTTCGAAATTTATTGATGGAACTGGTCCTGTGTTCTCTGGAAACCTATTCCCTTTCTTATTTATTACTATTGCTTGTGGTGCAGTGTCTGGATTCCATGCTCTTGTTTCATCAGGTACGACGCCGAAGATGATTGAGCAAGAGGGACACGCACAGCCAATCGGTTATGGAGCAATGTTAATGGAGTCGTTTGTAGCAGCGATGGCGATGATTGCAGCTTGTGTATTAACACCGGGAACGTATTTTGCAATTAATAGTCCCGCAGCACTTATCGGTACAGATGTCTCGCAGGCAGCTCAAGTTATTTCCTCATGGGGATTTGCTATTACACCAAATGAACTAAAAGATCTCGCTGTAAATGTTGGAGAGCAAACGATTTTATCACGTACAGGTGGTGCGCCAACATTAGCGATAGGTATGGCATATATTTTCTCACAAGTAATAGGTGGAACGGCCATGATGGCATTTTGGTATCATTTTGCGATTCTCTTTGAAGCCCTATTTATTTTAACAACGATTGATGCCGGAACGCGTGTCGGCCGATTTATGATTCAAGATATTTTAGGGCATGTATATAAGCCATTTGGGAAAACGGATTCTACATTAGCAAATGTAATCGCTACAACATTATGTGTATTAGGGTGGGGATATTTCTTATACCAAGGGGTAATAGATCCGCTCGGTGGAATTAATACATTATGGCCACTTTTCGGTATTGCAAATCAAATGCTAGCAGGTATTGCATTATTACTTGGAACGACAATTTTGTTCAAAATGGGAAAAAAGGCGTACGTTTGGGTAACACTTATTCCAACTGTCGGGTTGCTGATTGTAACAATGACGGCGGGGTATCAAAAGCTATTTCATGAAAATCCTAAAATTGGATTTCTATCGCATGCAAAGGTATTTCAGAGAGCATTAGATGAGGGAAAAGTGTTAGCGCCAGCTAAAAATGTCGCTCAAATGAAGCAAATTATTTTCAATGATTATATTGATGCAGCGCTTTGTGGGATTTTTATGATAGTTGTAATCGCTGTGTTAATTTCAGCACTTCGAATTTGGATACAAGTATTAAGAAATAAGCCAATGCCGTTAAAAGAGGCACCATATATTCCTAGAGATGAAAGTGAGTCGAGGAACTATGCTTAA
- a CDS encoding GAF domain-containing sensor histidine kinase, which yields MFRDNRTNELVILKEIAETLNTSNDTYHVLQAVLEKLLSVTGLTTGWIFLADENGKYTKLIDYQLPEALTYENKRPMCEGECWCLRGFVDGKLERAVNIIECKRINNAIEYNWGDTEGILHHATVPLKAGGEKFGVLNVASPGKTHFSEEELVLLQSVAFQIGTALKRTKLYENEKRRAHYYVKLERFIQDLKMIHKFNVLPEKVVNHVGEVFQWNQVALFIREEKELSLRASYVQEELQEDVKEAAKKALEQDEPVLIKHQIGHNVHLNRAVIATPIHIQNHIFGVLCVSLNNGEFDANTIDVIQALSNHVSLIIENLRLNEQRRELVRMEERNRLARDLHDSVSQKLFSLTFMTKGAEAVLKGKNEKVDQSLHEMRELAQGALKEMRTLIWQLRPAGLEKGLLPALKQYGENLGLKIREQVTGVRDLPRVVEEALWRIGQEALNNVSKHAGVKEATIYFTVNEKNVSLEIVDQGKGFVEKNIKEKKSLGMTTMRERVELVGGTIKIVSSNKRTSVKVNVPL from the coding sequence ATGTTTCGAGATAATCGTACGAATGAATTAGTTATATTAAAGGAAATTGCAGAAACATTAAATACATCAAATGATACATATCATGTATTGCAAGCTGTCCTCGAGAAATTGCTAAGTGTAACAGGTTTAACGACAGGATGGATTTTTCTTGCGGATGAAAATGGGAAGTATACGAAGTTAATTGATTATCAATTACCAGAGGCACTTACATATGAAAATAAACGCCCGATGTGCGAAGGTGAATGTTGGTGTTTACGAGGTTTTGTAGATGGAAAATTAGAGAGAGCCGTTAATATTATTGAATGTAAAAGAATTAATAATGCAATTGAATATAATTGGGGGGATACGGAGGGCATTCTTCATCATGCTACGGTTCCTTTAAAAGCTGGGGGAGAAAAATTTGGGGTGTTAAATGTTGCAAGTCCGGGTAAAACACATTTTTCAGAAGAAGAATTAGTATTACTCCAATCGGTTGCCTTCCAAATTGGTACGGCTTTAAAGCGAACAAAATTATATGAAAATGAAAAGAGAAGAGCACATTATTATGTGAAATTAGAGCGTTTCATTCAAGATTTAAAAATGATTCATAAGTTTAATGTACTACCTGAAAAGGTGGTAAATCACGTAGGTGAAGTATTTCAATGGAATCAAGTAGCGCTTTTTATTAGGGAGGAAAAAGAATTATCTCTGCGAGCGTCTTACGTTCAGGAAGAGTTACAAGAGGATGTAAAAGAGGCGGCCAAGAAGGCGTTAGAACAAGATGAACCAGTTCTAATAAAACATCAAATAGGACATAATGTACATCTAAATCGAGCTGTTATTGCTACACCAATACATATTCAAAACCATATATTTGGTGTTTTATGTGTTAGTTTGAATAATGGAGAGTTTGATGCTAATACAATAGATGTAATTCAAGCATTATCGAACCATGTTTCGTTAATAATAGAGAATTTGAGGTTAAACGAGCAGCGCCGTGAACTTGTACGAATGGAAGAAAGAAATCGGTTAGCAAGAGATTTACATGATTCTGTTTCGCAAAAATTATTTTCATTAACCTTCATGACAAAAGGCGCCGAGGCAGTTTTAAAAGGTAAAAATGAAAAGGTAGATCAATCTTTGCATGAGATGCGTGAACTTGCGCAAGGAGCTTTGAAAGAAATGAGGACATTAATTTGGCAGCTTCGTCCGGCAGGATTAGAAAAAGGATTATTGCCAGCTCTAAAGCAGTACGGTGAAAATTTGGGACTGAAAATTAGGGAGCAAGTTACGGGTGTTCGTGATTTACCTCGTGTAGTAGAAGAAGCTTTGTGGCGCATAGGCCAAGAAGCACTGAACAATGTAAGTAAGCATGCAGGTGTAAAAGAAGCGACGATTTATTTTACAGTGAATGAGAAAAATGTATCATTAGAAATAGTTGATCAAGGAAAGGGCTTTGTGGAAAAGAATATAAAAGAAAAGAAATCACTAGGTATGACTACGATGCGTGAAAGAGTAGAATTAGTTGGTGGAACAATTAAAATTGTAAGTAGTAATAAACGAACGAGCGTAAAAGTAAATGTACCATTATGA
- a CDS encoding glycosyltransferase family 4 protein, producing MRILHMNAGAEDGGGKTHIISLLDQFPTGEVELAVFEDGIVAKEARELGIKVHVFSQKSRYDLSILKNISEFINKEKFDVVHTHGPRANFYVSLMKKRIKAKWVTTIHSDPFQDFTKQGLKGWIFTKLNLKALKNIDLFFVVTNRLKKSLAALGISNEKMHVIYNGIEYDKEKAEGYNKKEMFNIDEDVFTAIQVARLHPVKGHEVLFDALQQTKLEKIKVLLVGDGPLEENLKSLATEKGINDKVEFLGHRQDVKQLFASSHVNLLTSHSEGFPLVLLEAANQRVPSIVTRAGEIEPLIVDETYGWIVPTGDGKALALALEEAYDKWKTGELAAMGKHIYEHATMNFSLQKLYEDTKETYKQLIAKNL from the coding sequence ATGAGAATATTGCATATGAATGCAGGAGCAGAAGATGGGGGAGGGAAAACACATATTATTTCACTTCTCGATCAGTTTCCAACTGGTGAAGTAGAATTAGCAGTATTTGAAGATGGAATTGTTGCGAAGGAAGCAAGGGAATTAGGGATAAAAGTCCATGTGTTTTCACAAAAATCGCGCTATGATTTATCCATTTTAAAGAATATAAGTGAATTTATTAATAAAGAAAAATTTGATGTAGTTCATACACATGGCCCTAGGGCTAATTTCTATGTTTCTTTAATGAAAAAGAGAATAAAGGCAAAATGGGTAACGACTATTCATAGTGATCCGTTTCAAGACTTTACTAAACAGGGCTTAAAAGGTTGGATTTTTACGAAATTAAATTTGAAAGCCTTAAAAAATATAGACTTATTTTTCGTTGTAACGAATAGATTGAAAAAAAGCCTGGCAGCATTAGGTATTTCAAATGAAAAGATGCATGTTATTTATAATGGAATTGAATACGATAAGGAAAAAGCAGAAGGTTATAATAAAAAAGAAATGTTCAATATTGATGAAGATGTATTTACGGCAATCCAAGTAGCACGATTACATCCTGTCAAAGGACATGAAGTTTTATTCGATGCGTTACAACAAACAAAATTAGAGAAAATTAAAGTATTATTAGTTGGCGATGGCCCATTAGAAGAAAATCTAAAGTCATTAGCTACTGAAAAAGGGATTAACGATAAAGTAGAGTTTTTAGGACATCGTCAAGATGTAAAACAATTATTTGCGTCGTCACATGTAAATTTATTAACTTCCCATAGTGAAGGGTTCCCACTAGTTTTATTAGAAGCGGCAAATCAACGCGTACCATCAATTGTGACTAGGGCTGGAGAAATTGAGCCATTAATCGTAGATGAAACTTACGGATGGATTGTGCCAACAGGTGATGGAAAGGCATTAGCATTAGCTTTAGAAGAAGCGTATGATAAGTGGAAAACTGGAGAGTTAGCAGCAATGGGTAAACATATTTATGAGCATGCTACTATGAACTTCTCACTTCAAAAACTATATGAAGATACAAAGGAAACATATAAGCAATTAATAGCGAAAAACTTGTAA
- a CDS encoding YbdD/YjiX family protein, producing the protein MLKKLWQVWEERKRFISLLVGVPSYEVYVEHMKKHHPEEEVLCQKQFFAEAQEARFNAKGGKISRCC; encoded by the coding sequence ATGCTTAAAAAGCTGTGGCAAGTATGGGAGGAAAGGAAGCGCTTTATTAGTTTGCTCGTTGGGGTACCAAGTTATGAAGTATATGTGGAGCATATGAAAAAGCATCATCCTGAAGAAGAGGTTTTATGTCAAAAGCAATTTTTTGCTGAGGCACAAGAAGCAAGATTTAACGCAAAGGGTGGAAAAATATCACGCTGTTGTTAA